The DNA segment GCAACGGCGTTCATGCTGGTGACCGCCCGCCCGTGGATGATCACCTGGGCGCCGGTATCGCTGTTGGGCTTGAGCAGCACCGGGTTCATGTCGGTGTGCGGCGCCAGCCGACAGGCCTGGGCCTGCACCGCCTGGGCGCGGCCAATCTCGCCGCCGTCGGCGGTGACCGCACTGTTGAGGGCCATGTTTTGCGGTTTGAACGGCACCACGGCAATGCCCTGGCGCAGCAGCCAGCGGCACAAGGCGGTGACCAGCGTGCTCTTGCCGGCATCGGAAGTGGTGCCTTGCACCATGAGGGTGGTCATGCCGATTCCTTCTGGTAATCATCGAGCGCCAAGCGCAGGCGCTGTTCGTCCGCCGCGCTGGCAGGCAGGCCGAGGCGCACCGCCGCAGGGTGCTCGAACACGCGCACGAGAATGCCGCGCTGGGCGAGAAAGTCATGCAGGCGCGCGGCCTGCTCGCCACGGATGTACTGGAACAAGTCACAACCGCCGCTTGGCGTCAGACCTGCATCATTCAACAGGCTTGCCAGGCGTTGACTGGCCTGCCGGCAACTGACGATCTGCGCGACATGAGCCTGCTCATCGGCCAGGCACGCTTGGCCGAGCACTCGGGTCGGACCGGCAACCGTCCACGGCCCCAGCAGCTCGGCCAGGCGCAGCAGCAGGCTCGGCTCAGCCATGACGAAGCCCAGGCGCACCCCGGCCAATCCGAAAAACTTGCCGAACGAACGCAGCACGATCAACCCTGCACGCTCGGCGCAGTCGACCACGCTGTGCTCTGGGGTGTTGTCCATGAACGCTTCATCGACCACCAGCCAGCCGCCACGGCGGGCCAAGCGGGCATGCCAGTCGAGCAGGCGCTCGCGCGGTACAGTGCGTCCAGTGGGGTTGTTCGGGTTAACCAGCAGCAGCACCTGCAGGCTGTCGAGCGCCTGTTCGACCTGCTCATCGTCAAGCTCCACC comes from the Pseudomonas urmiensis genome and includes:
- the cobD gene encoding threonine-phosphate decarboxylase CobD; the protein is MLEHGGRLQRAVRHYGIAREQWLDLSSGIAPWSYPIPPIPVEAWARLPEAEDGLEQAARRYYGAEHLLAVAGSQAAIQALPHLRAAGRVGVLGPCYAEHPYAWQRAGHQLVELDDEQVEQALDSLQVLLLVNPNNPTGRTVPRERLLDWHARLARRGGWLVVDEAFMDNTPEHSVVDCAERAGLIVLRSFGKFFGLAGVRLGFVMAEPSLLLRLAELLGPWTVAGPTRVLGQACLADEQAHVAQIVSCRQASQRLASLLNDAGLTPSGGCDLFQYIRGEQAARLHDFLAQRGILVRVFEHPAAVRLGLPASAADEQRLRLALDDYQKESA